AAGTGTCATCCAAATACCAGCGCACCACGGACAAGAAACTATGTCAGACAAGAGTGTCCATAAACCACCCTTACCGCTGTTTGTGATTATGGAGTTTCTATAAACAGATGTTATGGAGTCATATACAAAAAGCCTTGTGAGTCTGAATGACCCCAAAATTATAATCACCGTTTCAAACAGCGTTGGAGAATACCAAGAGCCGTTTATAGTAACGAGATAAAAAACTATATACGATACGAGTATAAAAACAATGAAAAAAACAAGCGACCACCATCCGTATTTTGAGTCTCTTTTCATACTTTCAATATATGAGAGTTATCAAATTTTGTCAATGTCAAAGAAATCACCCGTCCGAGAGGCTCGGACGGGTGTATGTGCTAAGCAACGAGTTGTTACTCAACAAGGGAAACGGGAACGGAGAGTATGCCTTCAAGAACTTTGCCATCTATGGAGCAGTTGGAGTATTCGACATCATTTTCAAGTGCCACAAACTCAACAACGCCATTCATGTAGATTTCGATTTCCTTGATTCCAGAAGCAATCATCCTTGGGACGATATCATTGGTACTACCACCAAGGACTCCATATCCTCCTAAGCCCTTCTTTTCCCAGCATTTGTTGTCGATGAGGTTCTTCAGCTCCTTTGCTTGGTTTTCAAAACCATTCTCTTTGCCGATACGACCTCCATTTTTGTGTACAGAAGTGCAGCAGTCAGCATCCGTTATGACTACCTGACCATTTGCGTGGAACCAACAACCCATGTATCCTTCCTTCAAGAGCAGTTCCGCCAAGCGATATGCTTCTTCCAGCATTTCTTCTTCAGACAAAGGGTTTTTCTTCCATTTCCCAGCCATCAGAAGTTTGTGGATTTTCTTCATCTTGGCTCTGTTTTTTCTTTCGCTCTCTGCCTCTTTGTACATAGCCTCAGTCGGGTCCACTCCATGCTTCTTGCAAAAGGCGATTATCTCGGATTCTTCCATCTTAACAATCGGCAAGGTTTTCAGCGGAATGATTTCCACTTCATCCGACTCAGAACCCTCGCTGATGGCAGCATGCCCAAAGTGTGTTTTTGTGTCTTCCTTGCCACTACCCTCAATGACTTGCTTGTTGGTTTTGTTGGACTGGTCTACCGAATCAGAGGGTGTAGAAAACATGACCTGTATGGACAGTTGCTTTTTGTGCCATTCAGAATCCTTATCCGTAAGATACCGTTTGACGACATCCCCTCCGTGACCATGCTTTTTGAAGAAAGCACTGAGTTGTTCTTGTGTCATCTTGATTGTTCCTGGTGCAGAACATAACATCATAACAAACACCTCCTTTTTTCTAAGAACAATTCCTCTGAACAATTCAAAGGATTCCAACCTCATTATACCAAAAAATTTCCAGAAGTAAACAAGCAAAGACCCCGCGGAGAACGGGGTCTTTGCTTTTTAACGCGCGTTTGTTTTGGGGAGAAACCAAGGTGGCCACACATGGCTCCTCCTCTTCCCTATCTTTCTTGTTTATTTAACAAGAAAGTATTCTTGCGCTGCTCGGTCAATTAATTCGTTTAATCTCTCAAGCAGACTTTTGTTTTCGCTAAGTCCAACTCGCCTTACTCCTCCGCCCACGATCTTTTTAGACCGAGTTGTAGAGCTTGTTTTACTTTTGCGTTTGTTTTTGACTTTTTCGTCTGCGGAAGAATCACCGAAGTGTTTCTTGTACACTTTGTCAAAGTGTTTTGCAGATATAGGACCGAATACTCCTGTTGAAGGAATACCGAACCTTTTTTGACATTTGACTAATGCTCTCTTTGTGAGTGGACCAAAGTATGTGGTTTCCTCACCTTCTGAGCCGTATCCTTCCTCTGCAACCGTACAACCTTCAATGTTGAGTAGTTGCTGTAGAAGTTTGACATCTTCGCCATAGACACCTTCAAGCAAGCAACGATCAAATACTTCTGAGTGTGGGAATTCATCCCTAACTACTGGGGTAGATGGTCTGCTTGGTGTAAGTGGTCTTGGTTTAACGACTTGAGGGGGAACTACTGGTGCTACAGGAGTTGAATAATCCATGCGAGGTGCACAAATCCAGTTGAATGGATTTGGTACATCTTCTTGCACACAGTCGTGTCCTCTTCCGCCTCCGCCTCGTCTGGTTGGTCTCCTATCATCACCTCCTCCTGTGACTATTCCGACATTAATTCCTGGAGTAGATGTTGTAGGATTTGGATCTGGATTTGGGTTTGGGTTTGGGTTAGGATTTGGGTTGGGATTTGGGTTTGGCGTAACTCCGCCTCCGCCGCCTCCGCCGCCGCCTCCACCTCCGCCACCTCCACCTCCTCCGGTAGAAGCTTGGATTGTGCTTGTGACTGGCGTTGAGACATTGTTTGCAGCTGAGTTGTCAGTTGCTCTGGCACAGATTTGTTGTTCTGACGATGTTCTTGTAACAGTAACAGTTGCAGTCCTTGTGGTACTTGCTGAAGTGCCTGAAAGACCTGAAACTGCTGTGTAACCTGTTGTTCCACAACTTGCTGATGAAGCAATAACTTTGTACTCTGCTGACAAAACACCGCTTGTATCTGTTGCAGTAATCGCTACGCTTGCCTGAGTATTACTTGGCAATGTAACAATTAATCCAACTTGTGGTGCGTCAGTGTCTGCTGTGCCTCCGCCTCCACCTGAAGTAGAAGCTTGGATTGTGCTTGTGACTGGCGTTGAGACATTGTTTGCAGCTGAGTTGTCAGTTGCTCTGGCACAGATTTGTTGTTCTGACGATGTTCTTGTAACAGTAACAGTTGCAGTCCTTGTGGTACTTGCTGAAGTGCCTGAAAGACCTGAAACTGCTGTGTAACCTGTTGTTCCACAACTTGCTGATGAAGCAATAACTTTGTACTCTGCTGACAAAACACCGCTTGTATCTGTTGCAGTAATCGCTACGCTTGCCTGAGTATTACTTGGCAATGTAACAATTAATCCAACTTGTGGTGCGTCAGTGTCTCCACCTGTTCTCGCAGGAACGGGAATGTCGTCAATAGCAGGGTTACCTGCTGCATCAATAGACCTCAAACAAATTTTGCTTATTTGAGCTTGCTGATTAACATCCACCCTTCCAGTTCTTACAGATGTCCCTCTACGAGTTCGGGAATCGTAATTACCAGATAGAGTTATGTCCTGATTGTATGCTAATGAACTTGCAGATGGACATGCCTGACCTTGCGAATTCACTATTGTGTATTTCGCATCTCTGATACCAAATCCGTTGGTATCTGTTACCGTAAATGCCAATCTGGACACACCCGGTGACGGTGATGGAAGTGGGGTGTTATATCCGCCAATTACTGGAGGAGTTGTATCAATTCCTCCCAGTCTTCCTGAGGTCACCCTGTAGTACACATTTCCAGAGTCAGCGGTAAGTCTAAGACAAAAATGCTTGTTGTTGTCATTCTCGCTGTCCTGATGAAGTGTATCAATCTGAGTCTCTCCACCTGACAATGTTGTAACCACTACTCCTACAAATGAGCTGGTTGAGCTACACTGTGAAGTGCTACTAACCAAAGTATAGCCTGCACTGGTTATCCTTTCAGAAAACTCTCCACTATTAATTGTAATCCTAGTCCTGGCTCTTGTACGAGGTGTCTGCGGAAGAACGATGTTTATAACAGTAGCATGTGTTCCACCGTGAATTCTCTGAGAAGGTGGTAATTGAGCAGGTTGTGCTTGCGGAACTGCTGGCTGTTGCTGTGGCTGTTGAACCTGTTGTGCTTGTGGAACTGCTGGCTGTTGAGTAGCAGATGGTGACTGGCTCAATTGAGCAGGCACTTCTGGTGTTTCTTCAGCTGGTTGTTCAGTTTCCTCTGCTGGTTGTTCAGTCTTTTCAGCAACTTTTTCAGTTTCCTCTGCTGGCTGTTCTGCTGGCTGTTCTGTCTCTTCAACCGCCTCTTCGGCTGGCTGTTCAGTTTCCTCTTGATTTACTTGTTCGTTTTCAACGATGTCGTCCGCCTCATCTTCTTGTTCAGTTACACCTTGTGGTGCGTCCTGATTTTCAAGAGAATCCGCATCGTCGTTGTCAATATTAGGTTGTTGATTTGTTTGAGCACGATCGTCCACGCTTCCCACCACAGTCTCTTTTTCTTCAGTTTTTGTTTCTTTAACTTCTGAATTAGGTGCGAGAGGAGCGGGACTTTGTGCCAATGATGGCACGGCTATTGTGAGTGCAATTAATATACCCACAAAAGCAATTGTCGCGCTCTTTAAATTTGCGCTCATAGTAATAATAACTTTGTTTTTCTTAATTGTTAGACAATAAGACAGTGAAAATATAGAACTGTCTTTGAGATCCAATATAAGATCGTAGAATCTCTAAGAAAGACCATTTGGTAAGAACAATAGAAAAAACAAGGTTATTAATTACCTTATTTATGTAAAAGAACAGTGTATCTATATGTTATCATTATTTCATAAAAAAGTCAATAGCCACAGCAAATAGGGCTATTTTTTGGAGGCAGCAGCCCTTATAAAGCCAACAAACAAAGGGTGTGGGTTGATTGGTCTTGCAAGGAATTCTGGGTGATATTGTGTGCCGACAAAAAATGGGTGTATATTTTGATCAAGCGAAAACGCCTCAACGGTGGATTTGTCAGGGGAATACGCAGACATTATGAGCCCTTTATTTTCAAAACGCTTTATATAAGCATTGTTAAATTCATATCTGTGTCTATGTCTTTCAGAGACATATTGCTTTTTGTATAATTTTCTTAAAAGTGTTTTGTCCTTTACATGCATCTTATACGCGCCAAGACGCATGGTTCCGCCATAGTTTTTGTTTTTGATGTTGGACTTCTGTTCCTTCATCGCGTGTATCACTTTATCCCTTGCTTTTTCATTTAACTCCTCTGAAGTCGCGTTTCTGATTCCCAAAACATTGCGTGCAAACTCAATCGCAGCAATCTGCATACCATAACATATTCCAAAATATGGTATTTTATTTTCTCTCGCGTGTTTTATAATTTTTAACTTCCCTTTGACACCGCTATTACCAAAACCGCCAGGAACCAAAATACCATCATAAGAAGAAATCTGTTTTATCACACTGTTGTGATTCGCGCGCTCAAGATATTTTGAATTAAACCAATCAATTTCCACCTTGACACCAACCGCCACACCAGATGATTTGAGTGCATCACCTACTGATATGTATGCATCTGTGAATTTCTCAGTGCTTCCCAAATATTTTCCTATCACTGCGATTTTTACTGACTTCTTTCTTCCCTTTTGAGATGAAACAAATTTTTTCCATCGGTTTATTTCTTTATTCTGCCGCTTCCTTTCCAGACCCAGCGTGTCAATAAGAAGATCATCAACTCCCTCTTCCCTTAGGCTCAAAGGAACCTCATAAATACTT
The sequence above is drawn from the Candidatus Campbellbacteria bacterium genome and encodes:
- a CDS encoding peptidoglycan-binding protein is translated as MSANLKSATIAFVGILIALTIAVPSLAQSPAPLAPNSEVKETKTEEKETVVGSVDDRAQTNQQPNIDNDDADSLENQDAPQGVTEQEDEADDIVENEQVNQEETEQPAEEAVEETEQPAEQPAEETEKVAEKTEQPAEETEQPAEETPEVPAQLSQSPSATQQPAVPQAQQVQQPQQQPAVPQAQPAQLPPSQRIHGGTHATVINIVLPQTPRTRARTRITINSGEFSERITSAGYTLVSSTSQCSSTSSFVGVVVTTLSGGETQIDTLHQDSENDNNKHFCLRLTADSGNVYYRVTSGRLGGIDTTPPVIGGYNTPLPSPSPGVSRLAFTVTDTNGFGIRDAKYTIVNSQGQACPSASSLAYNQDITLSGNYDSRTRRGTSVRTGRVDVNQQAQISKICLRSIDAAGNPAIDDIPVPARTGGDTDAPQVGLIVTLPSNTQASVAITATDTSGVLSAEYKVIASSASCGTTGYTAVSGLSGTSASTTRTATVTVTRTSSEQQICARATDNSAANNVSTPVTSTIQASTSGGGGGTADTDAPQVGLIVTLPSNTQASVAITATDTSGVLSAEYKVIASSASCGTTGYTAVSGLSGTSASTTRTATVTVTRTSSEQQICARATDNSAANNVSTPVTSTIQASTGGGGGGGGGGGGGGGGGGVTPNPNPNPNPNPNPNPNPDPNPTTSTPGINVGIVTGGGDDRRPTRRGGGGRGHDCVQEDVPNPFNWICAPRMDYSTPVAPVVPPQVVKPRPLTPSRPSTPVVRDEFPHSEVFDRCLLEGVYGEDVKLLQQLLNIEGCTVAEEGYGSEGEETTYFGPLTKRALVKCQKRFGIPSTGVFGPISAKHFDKVYKKHFGDSSADEKVKNKRKSKTSSTTRSKKIVGGGVRRVGLSENKSLLERLNELIDRAAQEYFLVK
- a CDS encoding CTP synthase is translated as MPKKNTTRYIFVIGGVMSGIGKGISSSSVGLLLSSRGYRVNLMKIDPYLNVDAGTMNPLEHGELFILDSGLECDQDMGNYERFTNKNYTNDDYLTSGMLYKSVIEKERAFGYKGRCVEAIPHLVDEAYQRIVRSATKSKADIQIVEIGGTIGDYQNQIYLEAAKSFQVNYPDEVAFILVTYSPMPSILGDIKTRPTQRAIRDLNTFGIRPDVVIARSEKDLDKKHKEKIARSSNIDVDIVISAPNLESIYEVPLSLREEGVDDLLIDTLGLERKRQNKEINRWKKFVSSQKGRKKSVKIAVIGKYLGSTEKFTDAYISVGDALKSSGVAVGVKVEIDWFNSKYLERANHNSVIKQISSYDGILVPGGFGNSGVKGKLKIIKHARENKIPYFGICYGMQIAAIEFARNVLGIRNATSEELNEKARDKVIHAMKEQKSNIKNKNYGGTMRLGAYKMHVKDKTLLRKLYKKQYVSERHRHRYEFNNAYIKRFENKGLIMSAYSPDKSTVEAFSLDQNIHPFFVGTQYHPEFLARPINPHPLFVGFIRAAASKK
- a CDS encoding DUF1360 domain-containing protein; translation: MKRDSKYGWWSLVFFIVFILVSYIVFYLVTINGSWYSPTLFETVIIILGSFRLTRLFVYDSITSVYRNSIITNSGKGGLWTLLSDIVSCPWCAGIWMTLVSVVLFYLTPFTTFLLYVAALAGLATLIQLFANLTGWKAERNKQKALKKD